aatatttttttacgtatGAATTTACTTTTacctactgaaaaaaaaaatcagcgcCATATGTGCAGCgccaatttaataataataactgaaCAAAAATATGTATCTCGTGGGGTCATAAACTGAAGAATGATCTTGATAGCGCGATTCAGGATTTTTACTACAcggaacagcgccatctaccatGCAATTCGGTAACTGAACAAAAATATATGTGTCGTGAGGTCATAAATTCAAGAATAATCGTGAGAGCGCGATTCAGGATTTTTACTACACGGAGCAGCGCTATCTACCATGCAATTCGGTAACTAAACAAATTTATTATGGGACGTGCGGTCATAATCTCAAGACAAATCTTGATACCGTGTTTCAGggctcactcactcactcactcactgcATGTATTTCGATAACTGAACATTTttcgttttgtttttttaaggTTTGATTCGATAAATGCGAGTATTATTACATCATCTAACCTACCTAAATAACATAGCAAAAAGTGGAAAAatcatgtacagtcacctgcaacaattatgttactcttcgaagaccgcaaaaatatgtgacacgtcgctcttaaggggcccactgattaacagtctgccggacgAAATCGGCCTgccagttagaacaaaaagttgacagttccgaacatcTGACAGacagataccatccggcggactgttaatcagtgggcccctttatggctctacgaataagatcgtgtcagatatttttgcggcctttattgtgtaacatattattccagtcgccatcagatatatcggagcggcaaaGGTGCTTAAATTTATCTGGACATGCACTTTAACGTCGTAACAATAGATGCtttgtttagatatttgtgaacaccttggccgctccgatatatctaatggcgactgtGAGGGTTGAAATCTTAAATAGGCTTAATTCTGTTGGtcgtgaaatataaaataaatattacttatgtTATGTTAAACCATCTGTCAACCACAATCTAATGTAAATTTTGATGCTGTCAGCAGAGAATAAGTAATAGcaagtaatagtattatcatacagaacggtcacgcaccgccccgccccgactcgcattacctcgccccgcgcctggccgcgacatgaatctggcggacttctggcgtcttctcagtaaagcgacttacccacacatacacaatcacgcgtgtacagacgtgccgcgcacacataagtgcaaatgatttttgatgtgTGGCGTGTCCGCACTGTGCTGTCAGTTCAAGAGGATATTGGGCCAGAAAAGAAATAgtcgcaaataaataaaatattaactttattgTTACAGTCATAACAAAAATTAAATCTTACTTACAATAAATTGACTAAACTTCAgcttttttattgaatttctttttcttgtttttcttgCCTGTGCCTTTCCCTTGTTCCTGAACTGGTTTATCAGTTTTAACTTTATCTGTTTTCAGCTGTCcaatttgttttttattcttcttcttcaatttatttttgagttttttcgCGGCTGCAGCTTCAACTGATGGGGTAACCTtattttcattcttatttgcTATCGGTTGATCATTCGCCGCgggatttttgtttttatttttgtttttcttatttttctttttatttggaCTTGGTGTAGGCGGAGCTCCTTTGTTGTTGGCAACAGGTTTGGGACTAGCTTGAACTTTAGACTGTACGTTATTTTGTGTCTGCCGTGTATCATTAGAAACTACTCCTTGGCTAGCATTAGGtttcttatttttctttttcttagGTTTTTTGCCTTCGTTGTTAGCATTTACGTTTTGTTGAGGTTCCTTTGTTTCACTGGATTGTGAGTTATCCTTATTATCTGATCCTTGcttgtttttcttcttctttttcttgttcttatttttgttttgattggTTGGTTGGGCATTATTGACTTGTGCgctgtaaaaaaaatagaaaacaatGATTATATAATATGTAACAGGTTCAAGAAAGTAGAACAGGGAATTTTCAATGTCATACTGTGCGACCTGAACAGGTGTGCAGAACTGCAGATCGtacttaggggttgtgcacaaatcacgcaaggtgttttcggctactttttgaccccctctcccccttggtgatatttggtcaGGTTTTTgactacccccctcccccacataacctcacgtgtattttttttgaaattttccaTCTGACCGGCcaaggccacgcgctccaaaatttgggaaaatagactcgctattttgaagtgaaaaccgagaaaaagtatctgcTCATGTGGTAGgaattttttcttagtttcgttcactgtagaaaaatacacgtgtggtctccttataccccccaacgcgatctgtcgtgattttttcgtgacccctcccccctgtataacctcgcgtgatttggaAAAAATTGTCTATAAATAAGTCTAACAAACCAatatgtcagtagaaaagggcgcgTAATTCATAGTTTGTACAGAATATCAACTCTTACATCTTTCAAATCAGACTATAAAACTATTGATCttgaaataggtattttatataacaggaaaaccgggcaagtgcgagtcggactcgcgcacgaagggttccgtaccataatgcaaaaaaaaaacgaaaaaaaaagcaaaaataaaacggtcacccatccaagtactgaccactcccgacgttgcttaactttggtcaaaaatcacgtttgttgtatgggagccccatttaaagctttattttattccgtttttagtatttgttgttatagcggcaacagaaatacatcatctgtgaaaatttcaactgtctagctatcacggttcgtgagatacagcctggtgacagacggacggacggacggacggacggacggacggacggacggacggacggacggacggacggacggacggacggacggacggacggacggacggacggcgaagtcttagtaatagggtcccgttttaccctttgggtacggaaccctaaaaatcgcgTTTTAGATATTGGTGCTATTCTATTCAACTATAGCAATAAAAGTCTAAGCGACGTACACACAGCTGCAAAAGTGTATAGCCGCCTATGAATGGAATTCATGAAttcactatttaaacacttttGCAGCTCACCGTACATATTGATCCCCTTAAGTACCTTTGGCGGTCcttgtatacatttttatatttttaatatcttACCCTGGCTTAGCTTGGGTATTTTTATTCGGTTTCGTCTTCTTGGCGGCCGGCGCTGGAGTGGCGGTGTCAGGTGCTGGTCTCTTGGTGGCAGTCTTATCACCTTCGGCACTAGTGTCAGCTTCGTCTTGTGTGGTCTCTGTATTCTCTTTGCCCTCCTCTTGTTCGTCATCATCCTTGAAAGGCTCAGGCTGTAACATATAAAAGCATATATTAGTTAGTAATATTtttcagttcagttcagttcatttattttgttaagaAATGTTTTTGTAGTAATCTTCTTcctccttgcgttatcccggcattctgccacggctcatgggaacctggggtccgcttgacaactaatcccatgatttgacataggcactagtttttacgaaagcgactgccatctgatcttccaacccagaggggaaactaggccttattgggattagtccggtttcctcacgatgttttccgtcaccgaaaagcaactggtaaatatcaaatgatatttcgtacataagttccgaaaaactcattggtacgaagcggggtttgaacccgcgacctccggattgaaagtcgcacgctcttaccgctaggccaccagcgctcccaAATGTTTTGTAGTAATATTCTCAAATAATTtaacttagggtggtattccacctgttcaatttctttgtccaatgtcagtgcgtctctcTCGTTCACTTTACAAGttagcaaaatgtgagacgcaatacacattggacaaagaaattggacaggtagaataccacccttagcaaTCTTTCTGAATTATTTTTTTGCTCTATAACAATACCACCGCGGTTTGAAGTTTGAACACACGATTTTTCTCCATCACTATTCCACTTCCACTAACACTTCCAGTATACTTACAATAACATTCGAgaatttcttcaatttggcgACAAAGAACCCGTCCATGTTGTGCGTATGAGGATAGAATCTTCTAGTCAACTTCAATGAAGGGTGGAACCTGTGATGTCTATACTTCACGAAGCCCTCTGTACCAAAATCAAGACCTGTAGGAACCAGCTTCACATTCCTCCGTTTCAAAGCATAGTTCACTACCCATTCATTTTCTTCAGGCAATATAGAACAAGTAGAATAGACTATGTACCCTCCAGTACTGGACTTCGCATTGCAACAATCAATAGCAGCTAAGAGCAACTGCCTTTGTAAGTTGAAGCATCTTTGAATGTCTTGCTGATCCTTCGTAGTTTTAACACTCGGGTCTTTAGCAATAACACCTGTACCAGTGCAGGGAGCATCCAAAAGAACCCTATCAAATCCTTTTATCACTTCCGGGAATTGTCTGCCGTCGTAGTTACAAATAACAGCATTTACAACTCCAAGTCTATGGAAGTTGCCAACAATAGCTTTAGTTCGCTCCTTGTTAGCGTCATTTGCGAATAATGCCCCAGTATTCTTCATGATGGCAGCGATATGCGACGCTTTACCACCAGGGGCAGCGCACATGTCCAAAATCCTCTCTTTCTCTTGAGGCGCTAGGGCCATCACAGGTAAATAACTTGATGCACCCTGTAAAATGTAATGGCCAGCCAAATACTCTGGTGTTGCACCAATAGGCACGGTGGAACTGTACACAACAAGGCCAACTTTACTCCATTTTCCAACTGGATCCAAGTTCACTCCTCTATTAATAAGAGCTTGAGCCAATTCCCTCCTCCTTGTCTTAAGACTGTTAGTTCTAATCGTTACAGGTCGCGCAGTTTCACTTGCCTCTAAAAACTCTACTAACTCTTGTACAGGGAATATCTGCATTAGTATTTCCATTAGAAATTCATTGTAACTGTAATAAAGACATAAGTCTTTAAGAAGTAGCTCAGTATATTCACATCTGGATCTACCATCTTCCTTCAAACGGTTGAAATCACCGAGAACATTGACAACATCTTTGATTCTTTGCAATACATCTTGTAGATTGCTTGGATTTTGTAATTCTTCTTCTGTGGGAAACGCAAATACATCTTGCTTAGCAATGTTTAGCTGCATCTCTTCATCAGCAAGTTTTTTGTCAAGTTTCTGTTTTTTCTTTAGCTTAATGTTAGCTTTTTCAATGGGAAgcatgtcatcatcatcatcatcgtcatcctCGTCACTTTTATCTTCGCTGGAGTCAGAATTATACTCTAATTTTGAAGATGTAGCTGTCCCTTCATCTTCAGAGGTGACATCACCATTTTCCTGATCTGAATCGGCAAACAAATCATCCAGTTTTCCAacctgaaataataataaattaaaagaataattgATGCCATCAGAGAGGGTGGGGAAGTGAACTTTTGTGATAGTTATAAGGGGTTAtagttatattttacttttgatAGAAGGTAGCTTAGTTTTTGAActaattaagattttgtgtGATTACTAAacattatttgtattttaaaatagGATAGAATAGTAATTTAAAATAAGGTGGATCTAGCTAATCTTTCAAACAGTTCTTACTAATTATTATTGTCTCAGTTAAGGACACTTAGGTCTCTTCTAACTGATATTGTTATGTCTACAGGCTGGCAGTACACAGTAAAATAAAACCAGGACATAATTGACCACCCACAAAATTACCTATCTCATGATACCTACCTTATAATTTTCACCAGCTTTAGGTTTGTCATTGTCGTCACTGTCGGCTTCCTGCTCGGACTCCTCAGCGGACCCATCATCAGAGCCTTCTTCTTCAGAACCCTCGTCATGACCACTGTCACTTTCTGCCTCAGGCTTCTGGGCTTTGGCTTTCTTCTTTGGCTTCAGCCATTCTTTGTTGTCATCGGTGAAGCCtgtaaataaaatgatgtgatgcTGATGatgcaaataattttaaaagtaaatgtTACACACTGTAGGAAACTAAAAAGAATAGTAAAGAAAGACACAATCCAGCAAAGTTATATTGTAACTTAAATTCaatcaaatatttaattatacagtCAAAAGAGAAAAGGAACCTTAGTGTTTAGTGTGACAAAGTCTTACAATAAAGAAAACAACAAATACCACAAAAAGATTATGCCAATAGCAACCAAGTgtgaaaatattttgttaagAACAAGTTTTTATGTGATATATGCACTAGCCTTGTTGGTAGTGACCCTATAGTGACCTTGTCACGTCTACCAAGTGGGAGGACCCACGTTTGTATCCTGTAAAAATGCCCTCATTATTGTGTtcttgagttatggatgtttttctGTGTATGtaagttttttattgtattttattacatGTCTATAgccttttattgtattgtagcCTTATAGAGTGTCCTcaaatatcatattttaatatttatacacACCTTGTACACTCTCATCTTCAGACTCATCAGAATTGTCTTCCGCCTCCACCTGCTTGACTACAGTCTGCTTAGCCACATTCTTCTTAGCTTCTTTCAGTGCTTTTCTCTTCTCTGCTAACTCTGCTTTCTTCTTGGCCCTTCTTGCTGCCCTCTGTTTCTGTCTATGGCTCATCTTTTTTGTCTCATTTTCATCCTCCACTGTAACATAAAAttactattattatataattaatctACAATATAGTATAATCTCTGGAATCTAGCACTAAGGACTCATTAAGATGGTGCGAGAACTTGCATGCAAGTTTCATTATATTGCAGTATTCAATCGGTCGGCTGTATTGGATGTAACCTCAAAAGTCCGCAATATATTTATAATCGCATGTGAGTTTGTAACCCCTCTAAATGAGCCTTAATGCTGGCAGGAGTATGGGGCTGATAGAAAGCTTGGATTACTACAAAGCTTGTATTACAGCATGAACGAGCATATTGTTTGTAAGTATAGTGAAAAGGTATATATAAATGACCAAACAAATAATTTTGTAATTCACCATCAATTCCTATTTCTGCTGTATACTTAAAGATGGCAGTTTTATATAAACCACACCATGATGTATTACTTGGATGTGTATTACGTCCAAAAGAGttaagaatagaatagaatagaatagaatagaaatggTTTATTTGGTGT
The Cydia splendana chromosome 8, ilCydSple1.2, whole genome shotgun sequence genome window above contains:
- the LOC134792892 gene encoding uncharacterized protein LOC134792892 codes for the protein MGRKAKFDETKKVKKGPGRKARKQPDPVFRKELLEDENETKKMSHRQKQRAARRAKKKAELAEKRKALKEAKKNVAKQTVVKQVEAEDNSDESEDESVQGFTDDNKEWLKPKKKAKAQKPEAESDSGHDEGSEEEGSDDGSAEESEQEADSDDNDKPKAGENYKVGKLDDLFADSDQENGDVTSEDEGTATSSKLEYNSDSSEDKSDEDDDDDDDDMLPIEKANIKLKKKQKLDKKLADEEMQLNIAKQDVFAFPTEEELQNPSNLQDVLQRIKDVVNVLGDFNRLKEDGRSRCEYTELLLKDLCLYYSYNEFLMEILMQIFPVQELVEFLEASETARPVTIRTNSLKTRRRELAQALINRGVNLDPVGKWSKVGLVVYSSTVPIGATPEYLAGHYILQGASSYLPVMALAPQEKERILDMCAAPGGKASHIAAIMKNTGALFANDANKERTKAIVGNFHRLGVVNAVICNYDGRQFPEVIKGFDRVLLDAPCTGTGVIAKDPSVKTTKDQQDIQRCFNLQRQLLLAAIDCCNAKSSTGGYIVYSTCSILPEENEWVVNYALKRRNVKLVPTGLDFGTEGFVKYRHHRFHPSLKLTRRFYPHTHNMDGFFVAKLKKFSNVIPEPFKDDDEQEEGKENTETTQDEADTSAEGDKTATKRPAPDTATPAPAAKKTKPNKNTQAKPGAQVNNAQPTNQNKNKNKKKKKKNKQGSDNKDNSQSSETKEPQQNVNANNEGKKPKKKKNKKPNASQGVVSNDTRQTQNNVQSKVQASPKPVANNKGAPPTPSPNKKKNKKNKNKNKNPAANDQPIANKNENKVTPSVEAAAAKKLKNKLKKKNKKQIGQLKTDKVKTDKPVQEQGKGTGKKNKKKKFNKKAEV